A window of Verrucomicrobia bacterium CG1_02_43_26 contains these coding sequences:
- a CDS encoding 30S ribosomal protein S10, which yields MSNKNKQKIRIRLEGYDSSAIDGAAREIVDTAKRSGARVAGPVPLPTHIDKVSVNRSTHVNKKSSETFERRTHTRLVDIIEPTAQTVDELKKLNLPAGVAIAISV from the coding sequence ATGTCAAACAAAAATAAACAAAAGATTCGCATTCGCCTCGAGGGCTATGATTCAAGCGCCATCGATGGTGCCGCACGGGAAATTGTTGATACAGCAAAACGCTCAGGCGCAAGAGTAGCCGGTCCAGTACCTTTACCAACGCATATTGATAAAGTTTCTGTTAACCGTTCTACACACGTTAACAAAAAATCTTCAGAGACGTTCGAACGCCGTACGCACACCCGATTGGTAGATATCATCGAGCCTACAGCCCAAACCGTTGACGAATTAAAAAAATTAAATCTCCCTGCAGGCGTAGCTATTGCAATTTCTGTGTAA